The following coding sequences lie in one Phragmites australis chromosome 8, lpPhrAust1.1, whole genome shotgun sequence genomic window:
- the LOC133925840 gene encoding uncharacterized protein LOC133925840 has product MQRSTSFGTSWADQWDYGGDPSPRASRDHLGKSGGVGEKTKVAAASGLRKVKDGTAQGFQWIKDKCQRKNSGGGKKQKQKQSSEVAGC; this is encoded by the coding sequence ATGCAGCGGAGCACCTCGTTCGGGACGTCGTGGGCGGACCAGTGGGACTACGGCGGCGACCCGAGCCCGAGGGCGTCGCGTGATCACTTGGGGAAGAGCGGCGGCGTGGGGGAGAAGACcaaggtggcggcggcgagcgggCTGAGAAAAGTGAAGGACGGCACGGCGCAGGGGTTCCAGTGGATCAAGGACAAGTGCCAGAGGAagaacagcggcggcggcaagaagcagaagcagaagcagagcTCGGAGGTCGCCGGGTGCTGA